In Sceloporus undulatus isolate JIND9_A2432 ecotype Alabama unplaced genomic scaffold, SceUnd_v1.1 scaffold_7748, whole genome shotgun sequence, the sequence TAATCACAAAAGTGCCTGTTCTTCTTGCAGCGACGTTTCCATTTTCACCTGTCACAAGTCAGCAAAGGTTGGGAGGCGGCTGGTGTTTGATCACAAAGGGACAATTGCCCTGAGAGTCCCTTATCCCCGCCAACAAGGGACAACAGTCATTGTGCAGCAGTTGTTCCATGCGTTGCCAGTGCGGCACAAAGAGTTTCAGCACAACATTAAAAAGGTAGGAGTAGTTGAATGATGGATCTTGGATTTCAAGAGTGCCAAGAGTACTGGTTTTAAAACTGCAAAGGAAGCCTTCTGAAGGCCTTTGTTGAGACAAGATGAAGCTCTCTTTAGATCGAATGCCAAATGAAACAAACTTTTAATCAGAATATTATGCAGGTTTAGGAAATCCTGAGGTAAGAGAGTCCATGCATCTGGTGTCCAATTGTGACTGATTCTGCCTCAGTGCTGCGATCTCTGAAAGCTTGCTATCAATATATTGGTAATCATTCATTGTACATCTGCtgtgattagatagatagatagatagatagatagatagatagatagataggatataaaatgaataaatgaacatCACTTCTGTAACAACGCTGTGACTGACCAGAGTATAAATACACAATTTAAAGTAGCAGAGAGACTTCACAACCAAGGTATATGATTCCTTTGCTTATTAAAACCTCTGTATATAAAATCAATGGTAAAAGAGAGGTACAAAGTTATAAGTAAAGCTGACCCTCTGTATTGGAAGATCTGGCCCAATGTGGTGCCATATGCACACAGCCACACCGACATGGCCATGCACACGATTGCGTAGTTAATGGTTTGGATCTCAGTATTTTGCAAATGCTTTCTCTAGCTGTTGTAACACTATGAATGTAAACATAATAAGTGTTGTATAGGACTCTAGAAACACATCCCTGTCCTTATGCATTCCTTAGAAACTAATGGTTTGGTTCTTGTTGCTCCCAGGAGTATGCAAAAATGGCTCAGGTGTTGCAAGCATACTGCATCCTTTCCAGAGGGGTCCGGATGCCCTGCACCAATCAGGTTGGTCAAGGGAAGAAGCATCCTGTCTTATGCACCAATGGGAACCCTGGCATAAAAGAAAACATCGGAGCAATATTCAGTCAAAAACAGGTATTATCACTACTGTTACTGTTATCATCAGTACAACTAGTTGCTGCAGTTTTGAGTTAACTGGGATGGCATAACCCAGATGTAAAAGGAGGGATGATGACAGACCAATTGAAGCAGCTTTTCGGGCAACAATCTTTGACCAGCAATTTATTGGTCAGTCTCATCCTGAGATAGATAGAAAAACCTatgccccattaaaaatattaCCCTTGAGCCTAAAATTTAAAGCTGCCATccttgtttaaatgatgcatgcgtactaagagtccggaagctgcacca encodes:
- the LOC121918286 gene encoding mismatch repair endonuclease PMS2-like, producing ALTNNKCSFSFVEVKLKDYGSDLIEVSDNGCGIEEENFAGLTLKHHTSKIQDFSDLMHVERYGFRGEALSSLCALSDVSIFTCHKSAKVGRRLVFDHKGTIALRVPYPRQQGTTVIVQQLFHALPVRHKEFQHNIKKEYAKMAQVLQAYCILSRGVRMPCTNQVGQGKKHPVLCTNGNPGIKENIGAIFSQKQ